The following is a genomic window from Aquificota bacterium.
TTTTCTCTACAGTTTGGAAACCTTGAGTCTCCTATTGGATTGTTATAAGTCTCATCCTTTGCTTCTGAACTACAATAGGAAGCAATATCATTCATACAAGCCCTTGCCGAGGGAAGAGCATAAGAGGTAACCATAGCTTTTGTTCTGTAGTTTAGGTAGGAAGGAATAGCTATGGAGGCAAGCACTGCCAAAATGGCAATCACTACCAAAAGTTCTATAAGAGAAAAACCCCTTTTCATAACAAAAGCCCCCAAGATGGGGGCTGGGATGGTTATTGTTGTCTTGCCTCTACAGTACACCTAACGCTTTCACCACCAGCTTGTTGTTGACCACCTACATAGGAACACCTAGCCTGGTAGTCAGGCACTCCGCTAAGTGTAGCAATTACGTTTCCATTAGGTGATTGTCCATCCGGTTGGCATTGTTGATTATTAAAAGCACTTGCGTCCAGAGTTACCTGTCCACCTGCAGTATTAACTGTTTGGTTTCTGCAGTTGTTAAGATTTGCAGTATTTATATTTGCACCAGGATTCTCAATACAAAATGCTACTATATCCATCATACAACCCCTTGCTATCGGCTCTGCGTAAGAGCTTACCTTTGCCCTCCTTTGGTAGGCAAGATACTGCGGTATGGCCAAGGATGCCAATATGGCTATGATGGCTATGACTACAAGGAGCTCAATGAGGGTAAAACCCTTTGAGCTGTTGAGCCTTACGGCTTTGCTTGTGGCTTGGTAAAGGTTTCTCATGGCTAAACCCTCCTTTAGAGTATTTCCTCCCCTTTTAGAGGAGGATAGGTATATTTTTATCACTTTTTACACACATGTCAAGCATCTTCACGAAAACTTCACGTTTGAATAAACCAATATACCCACGCTAAAGGAAAGCATAGCCAAGCCCAAAAGCCTTCCAAAAGGTATTCCGCTGGATATAAGATAAAGGCCTATAAGGGGAAGACTATAGGCAAGGATTATCCAGTTTTTGTCTTTTGGGTATCTTATTTCAAGGAACTTGGCAATTGGTGGTGCTTCTTTTGTTGTTATAAAGGCATAGTAGTAGCCAACTATCAAAAGTAGAGAAAGTATAAGTTGAAAGTAGGCTTGAGCCTTTGAAGAGGAAAATAGGTAGCCAAGCATAATCCTAAAATCCGAAGAGTATATGGAGAGTTTTAGTATATAGAAAAGCAAAAGGTTATCCAAAAAGAGGGAGACCAAAGAGAGGACAGGAAGGGGAGGGCTTTCTTTGCTTTCCATAAGAATAACTTCACATACGCCATTTAGGTCATTCTTAAGCTTCAAAAACTGGTCTTCCTTGCATTCTATTATCACCTGGTCCAAGCCTTCTGAAAGACTTTTATAAAGGGGTGCAGGGCTTAAAGCAAGGTTTGTAAAACATTCAAAAACCTTATCCACGTTGCCTTCATTTATTCCTTTTATTAAAACTCTCATCATTGGGTTAGCAGAGTGGGCGTTATAAATATCAAAAGTTCCCTATCAGCTATGTTTATCTTTTCTTGGCCAAAGAGGTATTTGAGAATTGGTACTCTTACAAGGCCCGGCAGGCCTTCATTGGTTTGACTATCTTGACTATCTATTATGCCACCAAGCACAGCAGTTTGACCGCTTTCTACTACTATTTTTGTTTTTACCTCCCTTGTATTTATAGCAGGTCCTTGTGGTGTTTGAATACCAACCGTATCTCTCCTCAATGTTAAATCTATTAAAATCCTTCCGTCTGGAGACACTATTGGAGTAACGTCAAGCTCCAAAACTACATCTTTAAACTGTACATTTTGAACGGCTGTAGCACCAGGTCCAGGTGATGCTGTCAAATATGGCACTTGTATACCTTGTTTTATAATAGCCTTTTGCCCGTTTATAGCAACCACCATGGGCTTTGCTATGCTTCTTGCCTTGTTTATCCTTTCAAGGGCAGAAATCCTAAGGTTTAGGGCGTTTAACATACCCTTTTGATAAGTAAACACAAAAAGACCACCGGGGTTTGGAGAAAGACCAGGCACTAAAAGGGGCGATCCTGCAGTGTTTGGTGGCAGGCCCATATTAGCACTTGCACCACCTTGCCAAAACTGTGGAACTCTTGCTTGAGATAAAAGAGCATTCCAATTTATACCCAGTTCTCTCAAAGCCTCAGAAGATATCTCCACAATACGGGCTTCTATGGATATTCTCACAGGCGTATCACTAATATATTCTTTAAAAATCTCTTTTATTCTTTGTATTACATCCGGATAATCTGTTATCATTACAGCGTTAAATTCCCTTATTACAGGCACAGGGCCGGCAGGCTTTTCTCTTACTTCTTCTCTGGTAGTCTTACCAGCAACTTCTGTTCTTACTTCATCCACTCTTTCCTTTTCTACCAAAGCTCCACCACTCAAAACTTGCCCAGCCTCGGACCTATAAGGCTCTATCATCTTGATAAACTCTTCCGGGCTTACATACTTAAGGTAAAAGATCTTTGTGACAGGCCTTCTTTCTGAAGGTGTGGTAGTTAAAAAGGGCTTTAGGATCTTTTCATACTCCTCCAATCTCTTGGGTGTATCCCTTATAACCAAGGCGTTAAAGTCGTAGGCTTTTGTTATGAGTGTGTCTTGAGATGTATGAGGTTTTATCCTTTTCTCTGCCTCATCCAAGTCTATAAACTTTAAATAAAAAACCTTGGTTTGTATTTCCTCCCTTGGTACTAAGGCTTGCGCCAATCTTCTATAATCCTTTAAAACAGGCTCAAGCTTTTTTATATTTGCTTCCTCATCTCTCACATATATGGTTTTTAGAGTTTTATCCCATACTATCTCCGCAGAGGGGCTTACCCTTGCCTTTAAAAAGTTTATAACCTCATTTACTTCTCTTTCATCCAGTCCAACCACGCTTACACTTATGCTTCCAGCTTTCGTGATACGATAAACCTTCTTATCTACCGGTACGGCTATAAGGTTATTTTCCTTCAAAATAATGTTAAAAGCTTCCCCAACAGGCACAGGCTTATATATGGCTACGCTTACCGTTTTCTGAAGGTCTTGTGAAATGGCGGGGTCAAAGACAAGGTTCATCTGAGAAACTTCTGATAAAGCCTTTAGCACCGTTTCCAGTTTTACATTTTCAAACTTCATCTCCCTTATAACCTGAGCATGGGAGAAGCTAATAAGTAGCACCAGTAAAAAGGCATAGATAAACCTTTTCATTTTTTTCCTCCTTCCTCTACCCTTTTTAGATAATCGGATGGTTTTTTATCCACTTTTATAGTCTTTACAGAACCTCCCTTATCTTCTATCACAAGATAGTTTTCTACCTTTCCCTTTTTTTCCACCACTATATAACCCACCACACCTTCAAGGTTCTGAAAGGCATTCTGCGCATAAGATAGGCTAACAAGTATAAGTGCTACAATATACCTTGTCATTGCCCTTCCTCCTTCATAATTAAGAATAGCACAACTTCTGCCCTTACTTTATTTGCACCTTCCGGCGTCAATGTTATGGAAGAAGGATAGGATATTACCCCTTCTTTTGCAAGCCTTTCTAAAAATTTTCTAACCGACCCATAGGGACCAGAAAGAGTGATCTTTAATTCGCTCCTTAAGAAGCTTACACCCTTTGGCTGTTGTTGTGCTTGCTTTTGTTGTTGCTGTGTTTTTTGTTGTTGAGCTTGTTGTTGCCCTTGCTGTTGCTGTTGAACTTCTTTTACTATTTTCTTATCACCTTCCTGTATAAGCTCGTAATTTACCTTTTGTGGGCTTGACACCTGAAGGTTAAGTATTACTACTCCGCTTTTAGTGGCTATGTTCCCTATATTTCTTATGATCTTTGCAGCATCCTTTTCTGTAGGTATTTCACCTACCATACTGGTAAGTTCTGCGTATTTTTGTGCATATTCCAGTTCCAATCTTTCCTTTTCTTTCTTTAAGTTATTCAAAATAGTGGGCTTCATACTGCCCTTTATAGTTTCTATTTCTTTTTCTACTCTATCCTTTTCCAATCTTAATCTGTTGGTTTCTTCTAAAGCTGGCGATATGAGAATAAACCATATATAAAAGATTAGTAAGATAGGTAAACCAAGCACCAAAAAATACTTCTGCCAGGGTGGTAGGTTCTTAAACTGCGCTTTTATGTTTTCCATGACCTATTTCCCCTCCTGAATAGGCTTCTCCATAGAAAGCTTGGCATTGTAATACTCAAAACCGCTTGGCGTTGCCTTCCTTTCTACAGGGCTTATGGTAATCTTTTTGGACCTATCTCCCACAATTTTACCATAGGTGCTAATACTTTGATAATCAAAGGTATTTATATCCAGTTCAGACTTTACTGTTTGCGTATTTATATCCAGACTTTGCTTGTAAGTATTAACCCAAGATGTTTTTGGTAAAGATAGAGTATATAAATCAAGGCTGTTGTTAAACGGATTATAGTAAGATTTTAGCCCAACAATAATGTCTTTGCTTTTATCTATATCTTGTATTTGAGCTTTTAAACGTGCAATCTCTGTTTCCAAAGATTTTTTCTGTTCCAAAAATCTTTTTGATTGAGCTTGAAGCCTGCTTTTTTCTATGTTCAATTCTTCTAACTTCTTCCTTAAATCTTCTTTATCTTGGTTCAGTTTGAAATAGTATCCTGCAACGAGTATAACCACTACCCAAAGAAAGGCTCCAGCGTAATACAAAGAATTTACTTTTAAAAGGTCCTGCACTTTTAAGTTTTTTAAAGCTGTTAAGTCTATGCTTATACCTCTTTTCTTCTGTTCAGCCTTTAGTAGATTTATCTTAATCATTCCTCTAACCCCCTTATACAGAGGCTATATGGTATGAAGAAGCTGGATGGTATGCCTTCTAAATCAAGCAAGCCAAAAATAGGCACATTTTCCATTATACGTGTGGTAATGTCTTCGTATAGCAAAACAGGTCCGGCTATATAGAGGCTTGTTATGTCATTAATAACTACAAAGTTTACTATTCCAGAAATAAAAGATTCAAAGGTTTCTTCATTTTTATTCTCTAAGTATTCTGCAAGGCTCCATTGGTCTACATAATAACTTATGCTTGATGTGGAATAGTTAACCAGTATAGAATAGTCATAATCTACGTGTAAAATAGAAAAGGGCAAAGGAAGCTTATGATATAGGCCATAATTTATTATGGCTACCACTTCATAATCAAGAACTTTTAATTTTAATCCTGCAGATTCAATCAATTTTTTTACGTTTTCTACTGTTTCTTTGCGAGCAATTACCGCAATCACGCCTACTTTTTTAGGGTCTGGGAATGAATCAAGCACATAGTAGTCGTAATATGCCTCCTCTTTTAAAGCAAGAAGTTCCCTTTTTATTGTCCACTCTATGGAGTTTTGGAGATCCTTTTTGCTAAGAGCAGATGGATAAGTATAAAACTTCATAAGTCCTTCATTAACAGATAAGCATGCTATAACCTCTTGACCCTTTATGTTATACCTTTCTACCATATCTCTTAAGGCCTGCGCTTTATCATCCTTATAGGAAGCCTCTAAAGGTTCAAAAAGCAAGCTTTTATCTCTTTTTAGTCCCAATATCCTTATTTTACTATTTGTATAGTGTATGGCTATGCTACTTTTCTTTGCTGCATTTCCCAGAGAAAGGTGAGGAAGCTTAAACTGTGGTAGTTTAAGAGTTGGCACTTTCATATTACCCTCTCCTTTCTATTGATAGTTCGTACTAACATCGTATAACCCCCCTTTCCTTTAATTATAGCACTTCAATCTCAAACAGCTTTAACTTTCCAGATGCACCCCTTAGGAGCCTTACCTTAGATTTAGAAACCCCAAAATGTTGTGCTAATAGCTCTGCTATTCTGTTGTTTGCTTTCCCGTCCTCCGGTGCTTCCTTTACCGCCACTTCATAAAGACCTTTTTCTACTTCTTTCACATACTCCACCTTTGATTTTGGCTTGGCCCTTACTTTGATTATCATTCCTCAGGAACTTCCCTACTTGCCTCGTACTTTATGGTATAAACAGCCACAAAGCCGTCTATACCATGTTCTCTTAGAAAGCTTGTTTCTACATCAAGCACTCGGCCACCTTCCTCCTCAATGGTGGAGATTACCTCGTTGAGCTTTTCCGTTATTTCCTTATCGTTGCCTTCAAGGAACACAACCATGCACCTGTATGCCATATTAAAAGTATAAACCTTCTAAACTTTCCAAGCCCATATAAACCATAAATAGCCTTTCAAGGCCTATAGAACAGCCAGCACAGGGAGGAAAATCTTCATAAACCTTAAGAAGCTCCTCATCCATAGGTAGGTCCCTTCCTCTTCTGTATTCATCCATCCTACGCCTTATCTCTTCCTTGTTTTCCTCTTCTGTCCAGCCGTTGGCTATCTCCACACCTTTTATATAAAGTTCAAACCTCTCTGCGTAGCCATCCCTTACTTTGGCATAAGCGCTTAGCCTTTTTGGAAAGTGTGTTATAAACTCTGGCTTTTCTTTTCCAAGATATCTTTCTACATCTATGTAAATTCTAAAAAATAGACTCTCCCAGTCTTCCTTGTCATCAAACTCGTAGCCGTAGGCGATAAGATTGTTCTTAAATATCTCTTCATCCTCGGAAAGTATAACTCCTGCATATTCTTCAAAGGCATGTTCAAGCCTTGTTGTAAGGTAGTCCTGTGAAATACCCAAAAAGGAAAGAAGTTCTCCTATTTCTTTTATTAGATAGTTGTAATCCACACCTACCTTGTACCACTCAAGCATGGTAAACTCTACCTTATGTAATCTTCCACACTCGTCGTTCCTAAAGACTTTGGCAATCTGGAAGATGTCTTTTTTGTACTTTGAAAGCATCTTTTTCATGGAAGGCTCTGGAGAAGTCTGAAGCCACATTTTCTTTTCTCTTCCACACTCTTTTACATTTACCTCTATAGGCTCTACGTTTAGGTCTATGTTTGGAAAGGGGAGGAGTATGGGGGTATAAACTTCAAGATAGCCTTTTTCTTTGAAAAAATTCCTGACCTTTTGAATAAAACTGGACCATTCTAACAGCATTTAAAGGATTATAACATGGGGAGAGCGACGGGAGTCGAACCCGCGACCCGTGGATCCACAGTCCACTGCTCTACCAGCTGAGCTACGCTCTCCTCCACAAGATTTTTATTATAATCCCTTTGGGCTATTTAGGCAAGTAAGCTTGAGGGTGTGTCAAAAATCCACCTTACCTACGGTTATGTTAAAATAACGAAGAGATGATAACCATAAGTGCTAAACTTTTATTCTCAAACTATCAAGACAAAGAGAAAGTCTTAAACCTCATGAGAAAATGGTCCTCAGCTATGCGATATGCCTATAAAAGGCTTTTGGAGGGAACGGAAATAAACACTTTAAGAAAGTTAATCCAAGGTGTATTTGGACTAAATTCTAGATATTCGTATTCAGCCATTGTTAAAGCTCAAGCTTTGATGAAAGTAAGAAAAGAAAAAGGACAAAGCTTAAAAAAGGTCATCTTTGGTGGAAGGGATATTTTTAGAAAACTGCAAAAAAGACATATAAATGGGAGAGACTACCAAAGACTAAAAACTCAGTTCCAAGAGAGAAGGAAGGGAAATCTATACTCCATAGGACAAAAACACTCAAAAGGAAATCAAAACACAAGGATAGAGGTAAGAGAGAATGGAACATATCTTAGAATAAACACAGGAGAAAGGCAGTATGTATATGCCTTGATAAGTGCAAGAGAGAATAGAAAAGATTAAAGAGATAGCCTTTTCTGGAAGAGCATATACGGTAGAGCTAAAGCTAAGAGATGGCAACATCTATGCCTACTTCACTATAGAGGAAGAATATCCAGAAGTAGAGATTACAAAGGATTATGGAGTAATAGGCATAGATTTAAACGCCTATCCAAACCACATAGCTTGGGCAGAGACGGATGAGTGTGGAAACCTTTTAAGCTATGGTGAGGTGCCTATGCCAGAGCTATCAAGTGGCAATGGCAATAAGAGAGACTATTACACATGGATATACGCACATAAGGTTATAAGCTTAGCCAAAGAGAAGGGAAAGGCAATAGTGATAGAGAAGCTAAGGATAAAAGACAAAGGGAAAAGGGGGGATTATTCGGGAAGGCTTTCAAGAAGGATAAGACATAACTTTGCTTATAGGAAATTGTTAGAAAGGATAAAGCTATTGGCTAAAAGGGACGGCATAGAGGTGATAGAAGTAAATCCAGCCTACACATCCATCATAGGCATGTTAAAGTATGCACCGCAATACATGGTAAGCAAGGATATGGCAAGTGCCTATGTGATAGCAAGGAGAGGCTTAGGACTAAAAGAAAAAGTGCCAAAGAATTATATGGAGCTTATAAGAAGGCTAAGTG
Proteins encoded in this region:
- a CDS encoding prepilin-type N-terminal cleavage/methylation domain-containing protein; the protein is MKRGFSLIELLVVIAILAVLASIAIPSYLNYRTKAMVTSYALPSARACMNDIASYCSSEAKDETYNNPIGDSRFPNCRENNQVAGGNVKISVLTTPVCSNSGLLSQGVIVAYIEGSDSYRAYCTVDVRPFRCYIE
- a CDS encoding prepilin-type N-terminal cleavage/methylation domain-containing protein; amino-acid sequence: MRNLYQATSKAVRLNSSKGFTLIELLVVIAIIAILASLAIPQYLAYQRRAKVSSYAEPIARGCMMDIVAFCIENPGANINTANLNNCRNQTVNTAGGQVTLDASAFNNQQCQPDGQSPNGNVIATLSGVPDYQARCSYVGGQQQAGGESVRCTVEARQQ
- a CDS encoding pilus assembly protein encodes the protein MKRFIYAFLLVLLISFSHAQVIREMKFENVKLETVLKALSEVSQMNLVFDPAISQDLQKTVSVAIYKPVPVGEAFNIILKENNLIAVPVDKKVYRITKAGSISVSVVGLDEREVNEVINFLKARVSPSAEIVWDKTLKTIYVRDEEANIKKLEPVLKDYRRLAQALVPREEIQTKVFYLKFIDLDEAEKRIKPHTSQDTLITKAYDFNALVIRDTPKRLEEYEKILKPFLTTTPSERRPVTKIFYLKYVSPEEFIKMIEPYRSEAGQVLSGGALVEKERVDEVRTEVAGKTTREEVREKPAGPVPVIREFNAVMITDYPDVIQRIKEIFKEYISDTPVRISIEARIVEISSEALRELGINWNALLSQARVPQFWQGGASANMGLPPNTAGSPLLVPGLSPNPGGLFVFTYQKGMLNALNLRISALERINKARSIAKPMVVAINGQKAIIKQGIQVPYLTASPGPGATAVQNVQFKDVVLELDVTPIVSPDGRILIDLTLRRDTVGIQTPQGPAINTREVKTKIVVESGQTAVLGGIIDSQDSQTNEGLPGLVRVPILKYLFGQEKINIADRELLIFITPTLLTQ
- the pilM gene encoding pilus assembly protein PilM; translated protein: MKVPTLKLPQFKLPHLSLGNAAKKSSIAIHYTNSKIRILGLKRDKSLLFEPLEASYKDDKAQALRDMVERYNIKGQEVIACLSVNEGLMKFYTYPSALSKKDLQNSIEWTIKRELLALKEEAYYDYYVLDSFPDPKKVGVIAVIARKETVENVKKLIESAGLKLKVLDYEVVAIINYGLYHKLPLPFSILHVDYDYSILVNYSTSSISYYVDQWSLAEYLENKNEETFESFISGIVNFVVINDITSLYIAGPVLLYEDITTRIMENVPIFGLLDLEGIPSSFFIPYSLCIRGLEE
- a CDS encoding DUF167 domain-containing protein, whose product is MIIKVRAKPKSKVEYVKEVEKGLYEVAVKEAPEDGKANNRIAELLAQHFGVSKSKVRLLRGASGKLKLFEIEVL
- the epmA gene encoding elongation factor P--(R)-beta-lysine ligase, with the protein product MLLEWSSFIQKVRNFFKEKGYLEVYTPILLPFPNIDLNVEPIEVNVKECGREKKMWLQTSPEPSMKKMLSKYKKDIFQIAKVFRNDECGRLHKVEFTMLEWYKVGVDYNYLIKEIGELLSFLGISQDYLTTRLEHAFEEYAGVILSEDEEIFKNNLIAYGYEFDDKEDWESLFFRIYIDVERYLGKEKPEFITHFPKRLSAYAKVRDGYAERFELYIKGVEIANGWTEEENKEEIRRRMDEYRRGRDLPMDEELLKVYEDFPPCAGCSIGLERLFMVYMGLESLEGLYF